Proteins encoded together in one Hevea brasiliensis isolate MT/VB/25A 57/8 chromosome 16, ASM3005281v1, whole genome shotgun sequence window:
- the LOC110632132 gene encoding calmodulin-lysine N-methyltransferase isoform X1, translated as MKFLCSQRMDGRPNLSDFEISNRYNVDNTGLVCHWPSEEVLAYFCLSHADMFRSKRVIELGSGYGLAGLVIAATTEAVEVVISDGNPQVVDYIQHNMDTNSGAFGSTKVRSMTLNWDQAEASNISNTFDVIVASDCAFFKEFHKGLAFAVKLLLRNAGISEAIFFSPRRGNSLDKFLEEIEENGMHFCVTENYDTEVLDASSRVHE; from the exons ATGAAATTTCTTTGCAGCCAAAGGATGGACGGGCGCCCTAATCTCAGTGATTTTGAGATATCTAATAGATACAATGTTGATAACACTGGGCTTGTCT GTCATTGGCCATCAGAAGAAGTCCTTGCTTATTTTTGCTTATCACATGCAGACATGTTCAG GTCAAAAAGAGTTATTGAGCTTGGTTCAGGCTATGGTTTAGCTGGATTAGTTATTGCTGCAACTACTGAGGCAGTGGAAGTTGTAATCTCTGATGGAAATCCTCAAGTGGTTGATT ATATTCAGCATAATATGGATACTAACTCTGGGGCATTTGGTAGTACAAAAGTGAGGAGTATGACATTGAATTGGGATCAGGCAGAAGCTTCAAATATCTCTAACACTTTTGATGTCATTGTTGCTAGTGATTG CGCCTTTTTTAAGGAGTTCCACAAAGGCCTTGCTTTTGCTGTCAAACTCTTGCTGAGAAACGCTGGGATATCAGAAGCAATATTCTTCAGTCCTCGAAGAGGCAATTCACTGGATAAGTTtctagaggaaattgaagaaaatggcaTGCATTTCTGTGTAACAGAGAACTATGATACAGAAGTTTTGGATGCGTCATCAAGGGTTCATGAATAG
- the LOC110632132 gene encoding calmodulin-lysine N-methyltransferase isoform X5, whose product MFRSKRVIELGSGYGLAGLVIAATTEAVEVVISDGNPQVVDYIQHNMDTNSGAFGSTKVRSMTLNWDQAEASNISNTFDVIVASDCAFFKEFHKGLAFAVKLLLRNAGISEAIFFSPRRGNSLDKFLEEIEENGMHFCVTENYDTEVLDASSRVHE is encoded by the exons ATGTTCAG GTCAAAAAGAGTTATTGAGCTTGGTTCAGGCTATGGTTTAGCTGGATTAGTTATTGCTGCAACTACTGAGGCAGTGGAAGTTGTAATCTCTGATGGAAATCCTCAAGTGGTTGATT ATATTCAGCATAATATGGATACTAACTCTGGGGCATTTGGTAGTACAAAAGTGAGGAGTATGACATTGAATTGGGATCAGGCAGAAGCTTCAAATATCTCTAACACTTTTGATGTCATTGTTGCTAGTGATTG CGCCTTTTTTAAGGAGTTCCACAAAGGCCTTGCTTTTGCTGTCAAACTCTTGCTGAGAAACGCTGGGATATCAGAAGCAATATTCTTCAGTCCTCGAAGAGGCAATTCACTGGATAAGTTtctagaggaaattgaagaaaatggcaTGCATTTCTGTGTAACAGAGAACTATGATACAGAAGTTTTGGATGCGTCATCAAGGGTTCATGAATAG
- the LOC110632132 gene encoding calmodulin-lysine N-methyltransferase isoform X3 produces MGNPSSSPPAHISGHWPSEEVLAYFCLSHADMFRSKRVIELGSGYGLAGLVIAATTEAVEVVISDGNPQVVDYIQHNMDTNSGAFGSTKVRSMTLNWDQAEASNISNTFDVIVASDCAFFKEFHKGLAFAVKLLLRNAGISEAIFFSPRRGNSLDKFLEEIEENGMHFCVTENYDTEVLDASSRVHE; encoded by the exons ATGGGGAATCCTTCTTCAAGCCCTCCTGCCCATATTTCAG GTCATTGGCCATCAGAAGAAGTCCTTGCTTATTTTTGCTTATCACATGCAGACATGTTCAG GTCAAAAAGAGTTATTGAGCTTGGTTCAGGCTATGGTTTAGCTGGATTAGTTATTGCTGCAACTACTGAGGCAGTGGAAGTTGTAATCTCTGATGGAAATCCTCAAGTGGTTGATT ATATTCAGCATAATATGGATACTAACTCTGGGGCATTTGGTAGTACAAAAGTGAGGAGTATGACATTGAATTGGGATCAGGCAGAAGCTTCAAATATCTCTAACACTTTTGATGTCATTGTTGCTAGTGATTG CGCCTTTTTTAAGGAGTTCCACAAAGGCCTTGCTTTTGCTGTCAAACTCTTGCTGAGAAACGCTGGGATATCAGAAGCAATATTCTTCAGTCCTCGAAGAGGCAATTCACTGGATAAGTTtctagaggaaattgaagaaaatggcaTGCATTTCTGTGTAACAGAGAACTATGATACAGAAGTTTTGGATGCGTCATCAAGGGTTCATGAATAG
- the LOC110632166 gene encoding protein ALTERED PHOSPHATE STARVATION RESPONSE 1: protein MGCCYSRLEREEMVSRCKARKRYMKQLVNARQAVSASHAMYLRSLRATGSAILQFSSTEANLHLHQHRHHQHHIPPVLPSPPPLPPTPPPPPPRSPSSDTWTSITASPGLPPPPPPPPPQSSSWDFWDPFVPPPPMTSRSVTEEEWEEVTTTTASEVAVTATGTAASLTAPPSVISGFSKENGSGSGSELAMVVSRNSKDLVEIAKEVDEYFLKAADAGGQLSLLLEVPNPNFSAQNKGGKVYDHGCNLTNPSLWTWGSSPKMNGFGKMGEEMVGNSLGISHCSIVERLYAWEKKLFQEVKNAESIKVEHEKKVALLRKLEVKRADYVKTEKTKKEVEKLESLMIVATQAIETTSAEIIKLRETQLYPQLLELVKGLMCMWRSMYEAHQVQTHIVQQLKYLNTIPSTEPTSEIHRQSTLQLELEVQQWHQSFCNLVKAQQDYIQSLTGWLRLSLFQFSTNPLSRTNQESRIYTICEEWHHAIDRIPDKVASEGIKSFLTVIHAIVVQQAEEHKQKKRSESAFKEFEKKAAELRSLESKYGPYSMLETTGNTRSKDPVAEKRAKVEILRAKAEEEKSKHEKSVSITRAMTLNNLQMGFPHVFQAIVGFSSVCMHAFESVYNQAKNTQQGDDVKRILP, encoded by the exons ATGGGTTGCTGTTATTCAAGAttagagagagaagaaatggttTCCAGATGCAAGGCAAGAAAAAGGTACATGAAGCAGTTGGTTAATGCTAGGCAAGCGGTCTCTGCTTCACACGCCATGTACCTTCGTTCACTGCGTGCTACTGGTTCAGCGATTCTTCAGTTCTCCAGCACAGAAGCCAATCTCCACCTCCATCAACACCGCCACCACCAACATCATATCCCACCTGTCTTACCCTCACCACCTCCTTTGCCACCCACACCGCCGCCACCTCCACCAAGGAGCCCCAGCTCCGACACATGGACGTCCATAACCGCCTCTCCAGGTCTTCCCCCTCCTCCTCCGCCACCACCGCCTCAGTCTTCAAGCTGGGACTTCTGGGATCCTTTTGTCCCGCCCCCTCCTATGACGTCACGGTCAGTAACTGAGGAGGAGTGGGAAGAGGTGACAACCACGACGGCGTCTGAAGTGGCGGTCACGGCGACAGGGACGGCAGCCAGCCTAACGGCCCCGCCATCGGTAATTAGTGGGTTCTCGAAGGAAAATGGTAGTGGGAGCGGGAGTGAGCTTGCTATGGTGGTTTCGAGGAATAGCAAGGATCTGGTGGAGATTGCGAAGGAAGTTGATGAATATTTTCTCAAGGCTGCTGATGCTGGTGGTCAGCTCTCTTTGCTTTTAGAAgttccaaaccctaacttctctgCTCAAAACAAAGGAG GTAAAGTTTATGACCATGGATGCAATTTGACAAATCCATCATTATGGACATGGGGTTCAAGTCCAAAAATGAATGGGTTTGGGAAGATGGGGGAGGAAATGGTTGGAAACTCTTTAGGAATTAGCCACTGTTCCATTGTAGAGAGGCTGTATGCCTGGGAGAAGAAATTATTCCAGGAGGTCAAG AATGCTGAGAGCATAAAAGTTGAGCATGAGAAGAAGGTGGCATTGCTGAGGAAGCTAGAAGTAAAGAGGGCTGACTATGTAAAGACTGAGAAGACAAAGAAAGAGGTGGAAAAATTGGAGTCACTAATGATTGTTGCTACACAGGCCATTGAGACTACGTCTGCTGAAATCATCAAATTGAGGGAGACACAGCTCTACCCTCAACTTCTTGAGCTTGTAAAAGG ATTGATGTGCATGTGGAGAAGCATGTACGAGGCTCATCAGGTTCAAACGCACATAGTTCAGCAGCTCAAATACCTGAACACCATCCCGTCTACCGAACCCACATCTGAGATTCACAGACAATCCACTCTCCAGCTGGAACTTGAAGTTCAGCAATGGCACCAGTCCTTCTGCAACCTAGTGAAGGCACAGCAGGATTACATCCAGTCCCTAACGGGCTGGCTCCGGCTTAGTCTTTTCCAGTTCAGCACAAACCCACTTTCCAGAACCAATCAAGAATCTCGAATTTACACTATTTGTGAGGAATGGCACCATGCGATTGATCGGATTCCAGACAAAGTAGCGTCTGAAGGAATTAAGAGCTTTTTAACAGTTATTCATGCCATAGTTGTCCAACAAGCAGAAGAGCATAAACAAAAGAAGAGGTCAGAATCAGCATTCAAGGAGTTTGAGAAGAAGGCTGCTGAACTTAGATCACTGGAAAGCAAGTATGGCCCATACTCAATGCTTGAAACAACTGGCAACACAAGAAGCAAGGATCCAGTAGCAGAGAAGCGAGCTAAGGTTGAGATTTTGAGAGCAAAAGCAGAGGAGGAGAAAAGTAAGCATGAAAAATCAGTGAGCATAACGAGAGCAATGACCCTGAATAATCTGCAAATGGGATTCCCACATGTCTTTCAGGCGATAGTGGGATTTTCAAGTGTATGTATGCATGCATTCGAGTCTGTATACAACCAAGCGAAAAATACGCAACAGGGAGATGATGTGAAGAGAATATTACCCTAA
- the LOC110632132 gene encoding calmodulin-lysine N-methyltransferase isoform X4 has product MGNPSSSPPAHISAKGWTGALISVILRYLIDTMLITLGLSVIGHQKKSLLIFAYHMQTCSDIQHNMDTNSGAFGSTKVRSMTLNWDQAEASNISNTFDVIVASDCAFFKEFHKGLAFAVKLLLRNAGISEAIFFSPRRGNSLDKFLEEIEENGMHFCVTENYDTEVLDASSRVHE; this is encoded by the exons ATGGGGAATCCTTCTTCAAGCCCTCCTGCCCATATTTCAG CCAAAGGATGGACGGGCGCCCTAATCTCAGTGATTTTGAGATATCTAATAGATACAATGTTGATAACACTGGGCTTGTCT GTCATTGGCCATCAGAAGAAGTCCTTGCTTATTTTTGCTTATCACATGCAGACATGTTCAG ATATTCAGCATAATATGGATACTAACTCTGGGGCATTTGGTAGTACAAAAGTGAGGAGTATGACATTGAATTGGGATCAGGCAGAAGCTTCAAATATCTCTAACACTTTTGATGTCATTGTTGCTAGTGATTG CGCCTTTTTTAAGGAGTTCCACAAAGGCCTTGCTTTTGCTGTCAAACTCTTGCTGAGAAACGCTGGGATATCAGAAGCAATATTCTTCAGTCCTCGAAGAGGCAATTCACTGGATAAGTTtctagaggaaattgaagaaaatggcaTGCATTTCTGTGTAACAGAGAACTATGATACAGAAGTTTTGGATGCGTCATCAAGGGTTCATGAATAG
- the LOC110632132 gene encoding calmodulin-lysine N-methyltransferase isoform X2, protein MGPLNFSLREFIFFHLVYWTLYLVLSAKGWTGALISVILRYLIDTMLITLGLSVIGHQKKSLLIFAYHMQTCSDIQHNMDTNSGAFGSTKVRSMTLNWDQAEASNISNTFDVIVASDCAFFKEFHKGLAFAVKLLLRNAGISEAIFFSPRRGNSLDKFLEEIEENGMHFCVTENYDTEVLDASSRVHE, encoded by the exons ATGGGTCCCCTAAACTTTTCCTTACGTGagttcattttctttcatttggtGTACTGGACCTTGTATCTTGTTCTCTCAG CCAAAGGATGGACGGGCGCCCTAATCTCAGTGATTTTGAGATATCTAATAGATACAATGTTGATAACACTGGGCTTGTCT GTCATTGGCCATCAGAAGAAGTCCTTGCTTATTTTTGCTTATCACATGCAGACATGTTCAG ATATTCAGCATAATATGGATACTAACTCTGGGGCATTTGGTAGTACAAAAGTGAGGAGTATGACATTGAATTGGGATCAGGCAGAAGCTTCAAATATCTCTAACACTTTTGATGTCATTGTTGCTAGTGATTG CGCCTTTTTTAAGGAGTTCCACAAAGGCCTTGCTTTTGCTGTCAAACTCTTGCTGAGAAACGCTGGGATATCAGAAGCAATATTCTTCAGTCCTCGAAGAGGCAATTCACTGGATAAGTTtctagaggaaattgaagaaaatggcaTGCATTTCTGTGTAACAGAGAACTATGATACAGAAGTTTTGGATGCGTCATCAAGGGTTCATGAATAG